Proteins from one Escherichia coli genomic window:
- the chbA gene encoding PTS N,N'-diacetylchitobiose transporter subunit IIA has protein sequence MMDLDNIPDTQTEAEELEEVVMGLIINSGQARSLAYAALKQAKQGDFAAAKAMMDQSRMALNEAHLVQTKLIEGDAGEGKMKVSLVLVHAQDHLMTSMLARELITELIELHEKLKA, from the coding sequence ATGATGGATCTCGATAACATTCCCGATACGCAAACAGAAGCTGAAGAGCTGGAAGAAGTGGTGATGGGACTTATCATCAACTCCGGACAAGCGCGCAGCCTGGCGTATGCCGCACTGAAACAGGCGAAGCAGGGCGATTTTGCCGCAGCAAAAGCCATGATGGATCAGTCACGGATGGCATTGAATGAAGCGCATCTGGTACAGACGAAACTGATTGAAGGCGATGCGGGCGAAGGTAAGATGAAAGTGAGTCTGGTGCTGGTCCACGCTCAGGATCATTTAATGACGTCCATGCTTGCGCGTGAACTGATTACTGAATTAATTGAGCTTCATGAAAAACTGAAGGCATAA
- the chbB gene encoding PTS N,N'-diacetylchitobiose transporter subunit IIB — protein sequence MEKKHIYLFCSAGMSTSLLVSKMRAQAEKYEVPVIIEAFPETLAGEKGQNADVVLLGPQIAYMLPEIQRLLPNKPVEVIDSLLYGKVDGLGVLKAAVAAIKKAAAN from the coding sequence ATGGAAAAGAAACACATTTATCTGTTTTGTTCTGCGGGCATGTCTACCTCTTTACTGGTATCAAAAATGCGCGCACAGGCAGAAAAATATGAAGTTCCGGTCATTATTGAAGCATTTCCGGAAACACTGGCTGGTGAAAAAGGTCAGAATGCCGATGTCGTGTTATTAGGGCCGCAGATTGCTTATATGTTGCCCGAAATCCAGCGTTTGTTACCCAACAAACCGGTTGAAGTAATTGACTCGCTGCTTTATGGCAAAGTCGATGGTTTAGGCGTGCTTAAGGCTGCGGTTGCAGCGATTAAAAAAGCCGCAGCAAATTAA
- the chbR gene encoding transcriptional regulator ChbR: MMQPVINAPEIATAREQQLFNGKNFHVFIYNKTESISGLHQHDYYEFTLVLTGRYFQEINGKRVLLERGDFVFIPLGSHHQSFYEFGATRILNVGISKRFFEQHYLPLLPYCFVASQVYRTNNAFLTYVETVISSLNFRETGLEEFVEMVTFYVINRLRHYREEQVIDDVPQWLKSTVEKMHDKEQFSESALENMVTLSAKSQEYLTRATQRYYGKTPMQIINEIRINFAKKQLEMTNYSVTDIAFEAGYSSPSLFIKTFKKLTSFTPKSYRKKLTEFNQ, from the coding sequence ATGATGCAGCCAGTGATTAACGCGCCGGAAATTGCCACTGCCCGAGAACAGCAGTTGTTTAATGGCAAAAACTTCCATGTGTTTATCTACAACAAAACTGAGAGTATCAGCGGACTGCATCAGCACGACTATTATGAATTTACTCTGGTATTAACCGGGCGTTACTTCCAGGAGATTAATGGTAAGCGCGTGTTACTGGAACGGGGCGATTTTGTTTTTATTCCGTTAGGTTCGCACCATCAAAGTTTTTATGAGTTTGGTGCCACGCGCATATTGAACGTTGGGATCAGTAAACGCTTTTTTGAGCAGCATTACCTGCCGTTGTTGCCTTATTGCTTTGTCGCTTCGCAGGTATACCGGACCAATAACGCTTTTCTCACCTATGTGGAAACAGTGATTTCTTCATTGAATTTCCGCGAAACAGGGCTGGAAGAGTTTGTTGAGATGGTGACTTTTTATGTCATTAACCGTTTGCGTCATTACCGCGAAGAACAGGTGATTGATGATGTACCGCAGTGGCTGAAAAGTACGGTAGAAAAGATGCATGATAAAGAGCAGTTTAGTGAATCGGCGCTGGAGAATATGGTGACGTTGTCAGCCAAATCACAGGAATATTTGACGCGAGCGACTCAACGATATTATGGCAAAACACCAATGCAGATTATTAATGAGATCCGTATTAATTTTGCCAAAAAACAACTGGAAATGACCAACTATTCCGTGACGGATATTGCGTTTGAGGCCGGTTATAGTAGCCCGAGCTTGTTTATTAAAACGTTTAAGAAATTAACGTCCTTTACGCCTAAGAGCTATCGTAAGAAATTGACTGAATTTAATCAGTAA
- the ydjO gene encoding protein YdjO: MFSTNLIQSNYGDLNIKSLAFDSFKERLQSTMTALTFFISTGQCDCDEIAESNFNYMIAYMSNINYDASKPGAPALSFDTYLQDNVKYRVIINNLYGSEIRIRGINKDFIGMDVASVFRPEKMTNLINIKNRLVIHYLRTIYYEQNYIHPAESIFSAIQKNESLLKFPSVISMLNVNLLFNPLNLPGMGSGVLEEIMSISDSSLRKRLGYEVLSFSLQAHSLSQECIDKLAIFFADDLFKYESVCIAAMEHLKSKATAPIQNGPLPA; encoded by the coding sequence ATGTTTTCTACAAACTTAATACAGAGTAATTATGGTGATTTAAATATTAAAAGCCTGGCTTTCGACTCTTTTAAAGAAAGGCTGCAGTCTACTATGACAGCACTCACTTTCTTTATATCAACGGGGCAATGTGACTGCGATGAAATAGCAGAATCAAACTTTAATTATATGATTGCCTATATGTCTAACATTAACTATGATGCCTCAAAGCCAGGAGCGCCAGCACTTAGTTTTGATACATATCTGCAGGACAATGTTAAATATAGAGTAATAATTAATAATCTTTATGGTAGTGAAATTCGGATAAGAGGTATAAATAAAGATTTTATTGGAATGGATGTCGCTTCTGTATTTCGCCCAGAAAAGATGACCAATTTGATCAATATAAAAAACAGGTTGGTTATTCACTATTTAAGGACTATATACTATGAACAAAATTATATACATCCTGCCGAGAGTATTTTTTCTGCAATTCAAAAAAATGAGAGTCTCCTAAAGTTTCCTTCGGTAATATCAATGCTTAATGTCAATCTTCTTTTTAATCCACTGAATCTTCCGGGAATGGGAAGTGGTGTGCTTGAAGAGATTATGAGTATTTCAGATAGTTCACTTAGAAAACGTCTTGGGTATGAGGTTTTAAGCTTCTCGCTACAAGCACATTCATTGAGTCAGGAATGTATTGATAAGTTAGCCATTTTTTTCGCTGACGATCTGTTTAAATATGAGTCAGTATGCATCGCCGCGATGGAACATTTAAAAAGTAAGGCAACGGCCCCTATACAAAACGGACCGTTGCCAGCATAA
- the nadE gene encoding ammonia-dependent NAD(+) synthetase, with amino-acid sequence MTLQQQIIKALGAKPQINAEEEIRRSVDFLKSYLQTYPFIKSLVLGISGGQDSTLAGKLCQMAINELRQETGNESLQFIAVRLPYGVQADEQDCQDAIAFIQPDRVLTVNIKGAVLASEQALREAGIELSDFVRGNEKARERMKAQYSIAGMTSGVVVGTDHAAEAITGFFTKYGDGGTDINPLYRLNKRQGKQLLAALGCPEHLYKKAPTADLEDDRPSLPDEVALGVTYDNIDDYLEGKNVPEQVARTIENWYLKTEHKRRPPITVFDDFWKK; translated from the coding sequence ATGACATTGCAACAACAAATAATAAAGGCGCTGGGCGCAAAACCGCAGATTAATGCTGAAGAGGAAATTCGTCGTAGTGTCGATTTTCTGAAAAGCTACCTGCAAACTTATCCGTTCATTAAATCACTGGTGCTCGGGATCAGCGGCGGTCAGGACTCCACGCTTGCCGGTAAGCTGTGCCAGATGGCGATTAATGAGCTGCGCCAGGAAACCGGCAACGAATCGCTGCAATTTATTGCCGTACGCCTGCCCTATGGTGTTCAGGCCGACGAACAAGATTGTCAGGATGCCATTGCCTTTATTCAACCGGATCGTGTATTAACCGTTAATATCAAGGGCGCGGTATTGGCCAGCGAACAGGCGCTGCGCGAAGCGGGTATTGAATTAAGTGATTTTGTCCGTGGCAATGAAAAAGCGCGTGAGCGGATGAAAGCACAATATAGCATTGCGGGTATGACCAGCGGTGTCGTGGTGGGCACCGATCATGCAGCAGAAGCCATTACCGGATTCTTCACTAAATATGGTGACGGCGGTACGGACATTAATCCGCTGTATCGCCTCAACAAACGTCAGGGTAAACAGTTACTGGCGGCATTAGGTTGTCCGGAACATCTTTATAAGAAAGCCCCAACGGCCGATCTGGAAGATGATCGCCCTTCTCTGCCAGATGAAGTGGCACTCGGCGTGACCTATGACAATATCGACGACTATCTGGAAGGGAAAAACGTACCTGAACAGGTCGCCAGAACAATAGAGAACTGGTATCTGAAAACTGAACATAAACGCCGTCCGCCAATTACCGTTTTCGATGATTTCTGGAAAAAGTAA
- the chbC gene encoding PTS N,N'-diacetylchitobiose transporter subunit IIC produces MSNVIASLEKVLLPFAVKIGKQPHVNAIKNGFIRLMPLTLAGAMFVLINNVFLSFGEGSFFYSLGIRLDASTIETLNGLKGIGGNVYNGTLGIMSLMAPFFIGMALAEERKVDALAAGLLSVAAFMTVTPYSVGEAYAVGANWLGGANIISGIIIGLVVAEMFTFIVRRNWVIKLPDSVPASVSRSFSALIPGFIILSVMGIIAWALNTWGTNFHQIIMDTISTPLASLGSVVGWAYVIFVPLLWFFGIHGALALTALDNGIMTPWALENIATYQQYGSVEAALAAGKTFHIWAKPMLDSFIFLGGSGATLGLILAIFIASRRADYRQVAKLALPSGIFQINEPILFGLPIIMNPVMFIPFVLVQPILAAITLAAYYMGIIPPVTNIAPWTMPTGLGAFFNTNGSVAALLVALFNLGIATLIYLPFVVVANKAQNTIDKEESEEDIANALKF; encoded by the coding sequence ATGAGTAATGTTATTGCATCGCTTGAAAAGGTACTCCTCCCTTTTGCAGTTAAAATAGGAAAGCAGCCACACGTTAATGCAATCAAAAATGGCTTTATTCGCTTAATGCCGTTAACCCTTGCGGGGGCCATGTTTGTATTAATTAACAACGTTTTTCTAAGCTTTGGGGAGGGGTCGTTTTTTTATTCCTTAGGTATTCGCCTGGATGCCTCAACCATTGAAACACTTAATGGTCTGAAAGGTATTGGCGGCAACGTATATAACGGAACATTAGGGATAATGTCTTTAATGGCACCGTTCTTTATTGGCATGGCGCTGGCAGAAGAGCGTAAAGTCGATGCGCTGGCGGCTGGGTTGTTATCCGTTGCAGCATTTATGACCGTCACCCCATATAGTGTCGGTGAGGCCTATGCGGTTGGCGCAAACTGGTTAGGTGGGGCGAATATCATCTCCGGGATTATTATTGGCCTGGTGGTGGCAGAAATGTTTACCTTTATTGTCCGCCGCAATTGGGTCATTAAATTGCCCGACAGCGTACCTGCTTCAGTATCGCGTTCCTTCTCGGCATTAATTCCCGGCTTTATTATTCTTTCCGTGATGGGGATTATTGCCTGGGCGTTGAATACCTGGGGCACCAACTTCCATCAGATCATTATGGATACCATCTCAACCCCACTGGCATCGTTGGGTAGCGTGGTGGGCTGGGCCTATGTGATCTTTGTTCCACTGCTCTGGTTCTTCGGTATTCATGGTGCGCTGGCGCTGACCGCACTGGACAACGGCATTATGACGCCGTGGGCGCTGGAAAATATCGCGACCTATCAGCAATATGGTTCCGTCGAAGCGGCGCTGGCAGCCGGTAAGACCTTCCATATCTGGGCCAAGCCGATGCTGGACTCCTTTATTTTCCTTGGGGGCAGTGGTGCGACTTTAGGCCTGATCCTGGCTATCTTTATCGCCTCTCGCCGTGCTGATTATCGTCAGGTGGCAAAACTGGCGCTGCCGTCCGGCATCTTCCAGATTAACGAACCGATTCTGTTTGGTTTGCCAATTATCATGAACCCGGTGATGTTTATCCCGTTTGTACTGGTGCAACCGATTCTGGCGGCAATCACTCTGGCAGCGTACTACATGGGCATTATTCCTCCGGTGACCAATATTGCACCGTGGACCATGCCAACCGGTCTGGGGGCCTTCTTTAACACCAACGGTAGCGTCGCCGCATTGCTGGTCGCACTCTTCAACCTTGGTATCGCAACGTTAATTTATCTGCCCTTTGTTGTGGTCGCTAACAAAGCACAAAACACGATTGATAAAGAAGAGAGCGAAGAAGATATCGCTAATGCCCTGAAATTTTAA
- the cedA gene encoding cell division activator CedA has product MRLVKPVMKKPLRQQNRQIISYVPRTEPAPPEHAIKMDSFRDVWMLRGKYVAFVLMGESFLRSPVFTVPESAQRWANQIRQEGEVTE; this is encoded by the coding sequence ATGCGTTTAGTGAAGCCAGTAATGAAGAAACCGCTCCGTCAGCAAAACCGCCAGATTATTAGCTATGTCCCACGCACGGAACCCGCGCCGCCAGAACATGCGATAAAGATGGATTCGTTTCGTGATGTCTGGATGCTGCGTGGCAAATATGTTGCGTTTGTACTGATGGGAGAGTCATTTCTGCGCTCACCGGTGTTTACTGTGCCTGAATCCGCCCAGCGTTGGGCAAATCAGATCCGCCAGGAAGGGGAAGTGACTGAGTAA
- the katE gene encoding catalase HPII: MSQHNEKNPHQHQSPLHDSSEAKPGMDSLAPEDGSHRPAAEPTPPGAQPTAPGSLKAPDTRNEKLNSLEDVRKGSENYALTTNQGVRIADDQNSLRAGSRGPTLLEDFILREKITHFDHERIPERIVHARGSAAHGYFQPYKSLSDITKADFLSDPNKITPVFVRFSTVQGGAGSADTVRDIRGFATKFYTEEGIFDLVGNNTPIFFIQDAHKFPDFVHAVKPEPHWAIPQGQSAHDTFWDYVSLQPETLHNVMWAMSDRGIPRSYRTMEGFGIHTFRLINAEGKATFVRFHWKPLAGKASLVWDEAQKLTGRDPDFHRRELWEAIEAGDFPEYELGFQLIPEEDEFKFDFDLLDPTKLIPEELVPVQRVGKMVLNRNPDNFFAENEQAAFHPGHIVPGLDFTNDPLLQGRLFSYTDTQISRLGGPNFHEIPINRPTCPYHNFQRDGMHRMGIDTNPANYEPNSINDNWPRETPPGPKRGGFESYQERVEGNKVRERSPSFGEYYSHPRLFWLSQTPFEQRHIVDGFSFELSKVVRPYIRERVVDQLAHIDLTLAQAVAKNLGIELTDDQLNITPPPDVNGLKKDPSLSLYAIPDGDVKGRVVAILLNDEVRSADLLAILKALKAKGVHAKLLYSRMGEVTADDGTVLPIAATFAGAPSLTVDAVIVPCGNIADIADNGDANYYLMEAYKHLKPIALAGDARKFKATIKVADQGEEGIVEADSADGSFMDELLTLMAAHRVWSRIPKIDKIPA, from the coding sequence ATGTCGCAACATAACGAAAAGAACCCACATCAGCACCAGTCACCACTACACGATTCCAGCGAAGCGAAACCGGGGATGGACTCACTGGCACCTGAGGACGGTTCCCATCGTCCAGCGGCTGAACCGACGCCACCGGGAGCGCAGCCAACCGCGCCAGGGAGTCTGAAAGCCCCTGATACACGTAATGAAAAGCTGAACTCCCTGGAGGACGTGCGTAAAGGCAGTGAAAATTATGCACTTACCACCAACCAGGGTGTACGCATCGCCGATGATCAAAACTCCCTACGCGCCGGTAGCCGTGGCCCAACACTGCTGGAAGATTTTATTCTGCGCGAGAAAATCACTCACTTTGACCATGAGCGCATCCCGGAACGAATTGTTCATGCGCGCGGCTCAGCCGCTCACGGTTATTTCCAGCCATATAAAAGCTTAAGCGATATCACCAAAGCGGATTTTCTGTCAGACCCCAACAAAATCACCCCAGTATTTGTACGTTTCTCTACCGTTCAGGGTGGTGCTGGCTCGGCGGATACGGTGCGTGATATCCGTGGCTTTGCCACCAAATTCTATACCGAAGAGGGTATTTTTGACCTTGTTGGCAATAACACGCCAATCTTCTTTATCCAGGATGCGCATAAATTCCCCGATTTTGTTCATGCGGTAAAACCAGAACCGCACTGGGCAATCCCACAAGGGCAAAGCGCCCACGATACTTTCTGGGATTATGTTTCTCTGCAACCTGAAACTCTGCACAACGTGATGTGGGCGATGTCGGATCGCGGGATCCCGCGCAGTTACCGCACCATGGAAGGCTTCGGTATTCACACCTTCCGCCTGATTAATGCTGAAGGGAAGGCAACGTTCGTACGTTTCCACTGGAAACCACTGGCAGGTAAAGCCTCACTCGTTTGGGATGAAGCACAAAAACTAACCGGACGTGACCCGGACTTCCACCGCCGCGAGTTGTGGGAAGCCATCGAAGCAGGCGATTTTCCGGAATACGAACTGGGCTTCCAGTTGATTCCTGAAGAAGATGAATTCAAGTTTGACTTCGATCTTCTCGATCCAACCAAACTCATCCCGGAAGAACTGGTACCCGTTCAGCGGGTTGGCAAAATGGTGCTCAATCGCAACCCGGATAACTTCTTTGCCGAAAACGAACAGGCGGCTTTCCATCCTGGGCATATTGTCCCCGGTCTGGATTTCACCAACGATCCGCTGTTGCAGGGGCGTTTGTTCTCTTATACCGATACACAAATCAGTCGTCTTGGCGGACCCAATTTCCATGAGATTCCGATTAACCGCCCGACCTGCCCTTACCATAATTTCCAGCGTGACGGCATGCATCGTATGGGGATCGACACTAACCCGGCGAATTACGAACCGAACTCGATCAACGATAACTGGCCGCGCGAAACACCGCCGGGGCCGAAACGCGGCGGTTTTGAATCATACCAGGAGCGCGTGGAAGGCAATAAAGTTCGCGAGCGCAGCCCATCGTTTGGCGAATATTATTCCCATCCGCGTCTGTTCTGGCTAAGTCAGACGCCATTCGAGCAGCGCCATATTGTCGATGGTTTCAGTTTTGAGTTAAGCAAAGTAGTTCGTCCGTATATTCGTGAGCGCGTTGTTGACCAGCTGGCGCATATTGATCTCACTCTGGCCCAGGCGGTGGCGAAAAATCTCGGTATCGAACTGACTGACGACCAGCTGAATATCACCCCGCCTCCGGACGTCAACGGTCTGAAAAAGGATCCATCCTTAAGTCTGTACGCCATTCCTGACGGTGATGTAAAAGGTCGCGTGGTAGCGATTTTGCTTAATGATGAAGTGAGATCGGCAGACCTTCTGGCCATTCTCAAGGCGCTGAAGGCCAAAGGCGTTCATGCCAAACTGCTCTACTCCCGAATGGGTGAAGTGACTGCGGATGACGGTACGGTGCTGCCTATAGCCGCTACATTTGCCGGAGCGCCTTCGCTGACGGTCGATGCGGTTATTGTCCCTTGCGGCAATATCGCGGATATCGCTGACAACGGCGATGCCAACTACTACCTGATGGAAGCCTACAAACACCTTAAACCGATTGCGCTGGCGGGAGACGCGCGCAAGTTTAAAGCAACAATCAAGGTCGCTGACCAGGGTGAAGAAGGGATTGTGGAAGCTGACAGCGCCGATGGTAGTTTTATGGATGAACTGTTAACGCTGATGGCAGCACACCGCGTGTGGTCACGCATTCCTAAGATTGACAAAATCCCGGCGTAA
- the celF gene encoding 6-phospho-beta-glucosidase: MSQKLKVVTIGGGSSYTPELLEGFIKRYHELPVSELWLVDVEDGKEKLDIIFDLCQRMIDNAGVPMKLYKTLDRREALKDADFVTTQLRVGQLPARELDERIPLSHGYLGQETNGAGGLFKGLRTIPVIFDIVKDVEELCPNAWVINFTNPAGMVTEAVYRHTGFKRFIGVCNIPIGMKMFIRDVLMLKDSDDLSIDLFGLNHMVFIKDVLVNGKSRFAELLDGVASGQLKASGVKNIFDLPFSEGLIRSLNLLPCSYLLYYFKQKEMLAIEMGEYYKGGARAQVVQKVEKQLFELYKNPELKVKPKELEQRGGAYYSDAACEVINAIYNDKQAEHYVNIPHHGHIDNIPADWAVEMTCTLGRDGATPHPRITHFDDKVMGLIHTIKGFEIAASNAALSGEFNDVLLALNLSPLVHSDRDAELLAREMILAHEKWLPNFADCIAELKKAH, encoded by the coding sequence ATGAGCCAGAAATTAAAAGTCGTCACTATTGGTGGCGGGAGCAGCTATACCCCGGAATTACTGGAAGGATTTATTAAGCGTTATCACGAATTGCCGGTCAGCGAATTATGGCTGGTGGATGTCGAAGATGGTAAAGAGAAACTGGATATTATTTTTGATCTCTGCCAACGGATGATTGATAACGCTGGCGTCCCGATGAAGCTTTATAAAACGCTGGATCGCCGCGAAGCATTGAAAGATGCTGATTTCGTTACTACCCAACTGCGCGTAGGCCAATTACCGGCGCGCGAACTGGATGAACGTATTCCATTAAGTCATGGTTATCTTGGTCAGGAAACTAACGGCGCGGGCGGTTTGTTTAAAGGTCTGCGTACCATTCCGGTGATTTTTGACATCGTAAAAGATGTCGAAGAACTTTGTCCGAATGCATGGGTGATTAACTTCACTAACCCGGCGGGAATGGTCACTGAAGCCGTTTATCGTCATACCGGATTTAAACGCTTTATCGGCGTGTGTAATATTCCGATCGGCATGAAGATGTTTATTCGCGATGTTCTGATGCTGAAAGACAGCGATGATTTATCTATCGATTTGTTCGGCCTCAACCATATGGTGTTCATTAAGGATGTGCTGGTAAATGGCAAATCACGCTTTGCCGAATTGCTTGATGGTGTGGCATCCGGGCAGTTAAAAGCATCTGGCGTTAAAAATATTTTCGATCTGCCATTTAGCGAAGGCTTAATTCGTTCTCTGAATCTGTTGCCGTGTTCTTATTTGCTTTATTACTTCAAGCAAAAAGAGATGCTGGCTATTGAAATGGGCGAATACTACAAAGGCGGCGCACGTGCGCAGGTAGTACAGAAAGTCGAGAAACAACTTTTTGAGCTATATAAAAACCCGGAGTTGAAAGTTAAGCCGAAAGAACTGGAACAGCGCGGTGGGGCTTATTACTCTGATGCAGCGTGCGAAGTGATCAACGCTATCTACAACGATAAGCAAGCAGAACATTACGTTAATATCCCGCATCATGGGCATATTGATAATATTCCGGCAGACTGGGCGGTAGAAATGACCTGTACGCTGGGGCGCGATGGCGCGACGCCACATCCGCGCATTACGCATTTCGATGATAAAGTGATGGGGCTGATTCACACCATCAAAGGCTTCGAGATTGCTGCCAGCAACGCCGCACTTAGCGGGGAATTTAACGATGTGTTACTGGCGCTAAACCTTAGTCCGTTGGTGCATTCCGATCGCGATGCTGAGCTGCTGGCACGCGAGATGATTCTGGCGCACGAGAAATGGCTGCCAAATTTTGCCGACTGCATCGCAGAGCTTAAAAAAGCACATTAA
- the osmE gene encoding osmotically-inducible lipoprotein OsmE has product MNKNMAGILSAAAVLTMLAGCTAYDRTKDQFVQPVVKDVKKGMSRAQVAQIAGKPSSEVSMIHARGTCQTYILGQRDGKAETYFVALDDTGHVINSGYQTCAEYDTDPQAAK; this is encoded by the coding sequence ATGAACAAGAATATGGCAGGAATTCTGAGTGCAGCGGCGGTATTAACCATGCTGGCGGGTTGTACGGCTTATGATCGTACCAAAGACCAGTTTGTACAGCCTGTGGTGAAAGACGTCAAAAAAGGCATGAGCCGGGCGCAGGTTGCACAAATTGCGGGTAAACCTTCGTCTGAAGTGAGCATGATTCATGCTCGTGGTACTTGCCAGACCTACATCCTGGGTCAACGTGATGGTAAAGCAGAAACCTACTTTGTCGCGTTAGATGATACCGGACATGTCATCAACTCCGGTTATCAGACCTGTGCTGAATACGACACTGATCCACAGGCTGCGAAGTAA
- the chbG gene encoding chitin disaccharide deacetylase translates to MERLLIVNADDFGLSKGQNYGIIEACRNGIVTSTTVLVNGQAIDHAVQLSRDEPSLAIGMHFVLTMGKALTAMPGLTRDGVLGKWIWQLAEEDALPLEEITQELASQYLRFIELFGHKPTHLDSHHHVHMFPQIFPIVARFAAEEGIALRIDRQPLSNVGDLPANLRSSQGFSSAFYGEEISETLFLQVLDDSSHRGERSLEVMCHPAFIDNTIRQSAYCFPRLTELDVLTSASLKYAIAERGYRLGSYLDV, encoded by the coding sequence ATGGAACGCTTACTGATTGTTAATGCCGATGATTTTGGCTTAAGCAAAGGTCAGAACTACGGCATTATCGAGGCCTGTCGCAATGGGATTGTCACGTCGACGACGGTGCTGGTGAATGGGCAGGCTATTGACCATGCAGTGCAGTTGAGTCGTGATGAACCGAGTCTGGCCATAGGGATGCACTTTGTCCTTACTATGGGCAAGGCACTGACAGCTATGCCGGGGTTAACCCGCGATGGTGTGCTGGGAAAATGGATCTGGCAGTTGGCAGAAGAAGATGCTTTACCGCTGGAAGAAATTACTCAGGAGCTCGCCAGTCAGTATTTGCGTTTCATTGAGCTATTTGGACACAAACCTACGCATCTTGATAGCCATCATCATGTGCATATGTTCCCGCAGATTTTCCCGATTGTTGCCAGGTTTGCGGCTGAAGAGGGGATAGCGTTGCGCATCGACCGTCAGCCGCTATCTAACGTTGGTGATTTACCGGCTAATCTGCGCAGTTCGCAGGGATTCAGTAGCGCGTTTTATGGTGAAGAGATTAGCGAGACACTGTTCCTGCAAGTGCTTGATGACTCCAGTCATCGCGGCGAGCGCTCTCTGGAAGTGATGTGCCACCCGGCGTTTATCGATAATACGATTCGCCAGAGTGCTTATTGCTTCCCTCGGTTAACGGAACTGGATGTGCTGACTTCAGCGTCGTTGAAATATGCGATTGCTGAGCGTGGTTATCGGTTGGGGAGTTATCTTGATGTGTAA